A genome region from Chelonia mydas isolate rCheMyd1 chromosome 24, rCheMyd1.pri.v2, whole genome shotgun sequence includes the following:
- the LOC102945458 gene encoding LOW QUALITY PROTEIN: uncharacterized protein LOC102945458 (The sequence of the model RefSeq protein was modified relative to this genomic sequence to represent the inferred CDS: deleted 1 base in 1 codon) has translation MQPPLRWGSGLVIQGPLAGTQPPLGWAWPDRSPALSIVMSRRVPCPLRWAMPAASQLLLPLCLGLLLAPRAPGCLDCFSTPQQRLRVCQIFLGHASSQHVACLGTLRAAFQPHAQLVVAPSSPPSIPLPIPPLWQRMGRTPEQNLSPHPPPSPSPGVAEMEKLKDIFSNVIFSLEQKGISKVPYQVAVPDAVAQIQPELAQLKPAPACVPPCGYQKDAQVYKCTSCSLVDCQLPLDCPVEDVWKNEGERTALTCRVPFQTPPDVRHSWKFARDLRTQDLSLFRDLHMGAGSSLVLRPTWGSHRGTYACQLAQQDDVLARKYFYLNVTASSQEAETELQDMFHTILQSPAGRGAEGRPPGLSELLAEPDSLHKRNVVLLMVGLALSALLGTLLLGTSPARAMREEVETGARFLSRLANRHGRLDKGLVEQFGERLAAVLQERYCRHWYPENPAKGQAYRCIRINRRQRVDESLLRACAGCGLEYSELALPWELSLWIDPGEVCCRLGENSPYFTVSPSEGGGSKGTPEPETSDYHSESPSESSSEDEGSARPPPAPAPAPIRPALREPGKQAAELFYVPAPVWLPCTTQRLVSYIPTYQPLTFYYVSVGAKPSPAKRSNPDRLRRLTHRAAKA, from the exons atgcagccacctctgcggTGGGGCAGCGGGctggttatacagggacccctcgctGGGacccagccacctctggggtgggcgtGGCCAGATCGTAGCCCTGCCCTCTCCATTGTGATGTCCCGGCGGGTTCCGTGCCCCCTGCGCTGGGCGATGCCCGcggcctcccagctgctgctgcccctttgCCTCGGCCTCCTTCTGGCCCCCCGGGCGCCCGGCTGCCTCgactgcttctccaccccccagcaGCGCCTGCGCGTCTGCCAGATCTTCCTGGGTCACGCCAGTTCCCAGCACGTGGCCTGCCTGGGCACCCTGCGGGCCGCCTTCCAGCCCCACGCCCAGCTGGTGGTGG CTCCATCATCTCCTCCATCCATTCCTCTGCCCATCCCTCCA CTATGGCAGCGCATGGGACGGACCCCAGAGCAGAACCTGTCCCCTCACCCGCCCCCCTCGCCCTCCCCAGGTGTGGCGGAGATGGAGAAGCTGAAGGACATCTTCTCCAATGTCATCTTCTCCCTGGAGCAGAAGGGCATATCCAAGG ttCCCTACCAGGTGGCCGTGCCGGACGCTGTGGCGCAAATCCAGCCGGAGCTGGCTCAGCTGAAACCAG CTCCTGCCTGCGTCCCGCCGTGTG GGTACCAGAAAGACGCCCAGGTCTACAAATGCACCTCGTGCAGCCTAGTGGACTGTCAGCTCCCCCTGGACTGTCCAG TGGAGGACGTCTGGAAGAACGAGGGGGAGAGGACAGCTCTGACATGCAGGGTCCCGTTCCAGACCCCCCCTGACGTGCGGCATAGCTGGAAGTTTGCCAGGGAC ctccggaCCCAGGATCTTTCTCTCTTCCGGGACCTACATATGGGCGCCGGCTCCTCCCTTGTCCTCCGTCCCACGTGGGGCTCGCACCGCGGCACCTACGCCTGCCAGCTAGCCCAGCAGGATGATGTGCTAGCCCGGAAATACTTCTACCTCAATG TGACTGCCAGCAGCCAGGAGGCAGAGACGGAGCTGCAGGACATGTTCCACACCATCCTGCAGTCCCCAGCGGGGCGCGGGGCCGAGGGCCGGCCCCCCGGGCTCTCGGAGCTGCTGGCCGAGCCCGACTCGCTGCACAAGAGGAACGTGGTGCTGCTGATGGTGGGGCTGGCGCTGAGCGCCCTGCTGGGCACCCTGCTGCTGGG GACGAGCCCTGCCCGCGCCATGAGAGAGGAGGTGGAGACGGGCGCCCGGTTCCTGTCGCGCCTGGCGAACCGGCACGGCCGGCTGGACAAGGGGCTCGTGGAGCAGTTCGGGGAGCGCCTGGCCGCCGTCCTGCAGGAGAGATACTGCCGGCACTGGTACCCCGAGAACCCTGCCAAGGGACAGGCCTACAG GTGTATCCGCATCAATCGGAGGCAGCGGGTGGACGAGTCGCTGCTCCGGGCCTGCGCGGGCTGCGGGCTGGAGTACTCGGAGCTGGCCCTGCCGTGGGAGCTCTCGCTCTGGATCGACCCGGGGGAGGTCTGCTGTAG actcGGGGAGAACAGCCCGTACTTCACGGTGAGCCCCTCGGAAGGGGGCGGCAGCAAAGGGACCCCGGAGCCCGAGACGTCAGACTATCACTCGGAGTCGCCGTCGGAGAGCTCCTCGGAGGACGAGGGATCAGCCCGGCCCCCCCCGGCTCCGGCACCAGCCCCAATCAGACCCGCCCTGCGGGAGCCTGGCAAACAG gCTGCCGAGTTGTTCTATGTCCCAGCCCCCGTGTGGCTCCCCTGCACCACCCAGCGCCTGGTCAGCTACATCCCCACCTACCAGCCCCTCACCTTCTACTACGTCAGCGTCGGAGCAAAGCCCTCGCCGGCGAAGAGATCCAACCCCGACCGGCTACGGCGCCTCACCCACCGGGCTGCCAAGGcttag